One Thermodesulfobacteriota bacterium DNA window includes the following coding sequences:
- the trpB gene encoding tryptophan synthase subunit beta, protein MASRTTVPDEIGHFGIFGGRYVSETLMPAILQLEKAYLEIKDDPEFKQELDYFLEEYVGRPTPLYFAERMTKDLGGAKIYLKREDLAHTGAHKINNTIGQALLASRMGKKRIIAETGAGQHGVATATVAALLDMECEIFMGLEDTRRQALNVTRMKLLGATVREVTQGTQTLKDAMNEAMRDWITNVRNTFYIIGSVAGPHPYPMMVRDFQSVIGREAREQILEKENRLPDLLIACVGGGSNAMGLFYPFLGDESVKMTGVEAAGSGIGSGHHAATISAGSVGVLHGSRTYLLQDENGQVLGTHSIAPGLDYPGVGPEHSYLHDTGRVSYTNVTDSEALEGFKYLSQTEGIIPALESSHAIAYARKAAPGMPGDAVIIICLSGRGDKDINAVSDILVRGIKQ, encoded by the coding sequence ATGGCGTCTAGAACCACGGTGCCCGACGAGATCGGGCATTTCGGCATATTCGGAGGCAGGTATGTCTCGGAAACGCTTATGCCCGCGATATTGCAGCTCGAAAAGGCGTACCTCGAGATAAAAGACGACCCGGAGTTCAAGCAGGAGCTCGATTACTTCCTCGAGGAATACGTCGGCCGCCCGACGCCCCTTTACTTCGCCGAGAGAATGACGAAGGACCTCGGAGGGGCGAAGATATACCTCAAGCGCGAGGACCTCGCGCACACGGGCGCTCACAAGATTAACAACACCATAGGGCAGGCCCTTCTCGCGTCGCGCATGGGCAAGAAAAGGATCATAGCCGAAACCGGCGCCGGGCAGCACGGCGTGGCGACCGCCACTGTAGCGGCGCTCCTCGATATGGAATGCGAGATATTCATGGGACTCGAGGATACGAGGCGCCAGGCGCTCAACGTAACGCGCATGAAGCTCCTGGGCGCGACCGTGAGGGAGGTGACTCAGGGCACACAGACCTTGAAGGACGCTATGAACGAAGCGATGAGGGACTGGATAACGAACGTCAGGAATACTTTTTATATTATAGGCAGCGTCGCTGGGCCGCACCCCTACCCCATGATGGTGAGGGACTTCCAGTCGGTCATAGGGAGGGAGGCGAGGGAGCAGATACTCGAGAAGGAAAATCGTCTTCCCGATCTCCTTATCGCCTGCGTGGGAGGAGGCTCCAATGCGATGGGCCTCTTCTATCCCTTCCTCGGGGACGAGTCGGTGAAAATGACGGGCGTCGAAGCTGCCGGAAGCGGCATCGGGTCGGGACACCATGCGGCTACTATATCCGCCGGGAGCGTTGGGGTCCTGCACGGCAGCAGGACATACCTGCTCCAGGACGAGAACGGGCAGGTCCTGGGGACGCACTCCATAGCCCCGGGACTCGATTATCCCGGCGTGGGTCCGGAGCATTCGTATCTCCACGATACGGGCAGGGTCTCCTACACGAACGTTACTGATTCGGAAGCGCTCGAAGGTTTTAAGTACCTTTCGCAAACGGAGGGCATAATCCCCGCTCTCGAATCTTCTCACGCGATCGCTTACGCGAGGAAGGCAGCGCCCGGTATGCCCGGGGACGCGGTTATTATTATCTGCCTCTCCGGACGCGGCGACAAGGACATAAACGCGGTTTCAGATATCCTCGTAAGAGGCATAAAACAATGA
- a CDS encoding SGNH/GDSL hydrolase family protein: MNETEKKPTFRKKLYLVLLSVLITLAILEIGTRVWLDFIAPEDVSLEYSLYSYLSPDNQRYVRHHYLNYYPNPEYRRGKTYHNSLGYRNDEFLAEKPEGVFRIVLLGGSSTYNIGIDDNDKTWAAQLEKILRDKYGYKNVEVINAGVGGYNSWETLINLEFRVLDVDPDLIIEYEGTNDVHARFVDPVSYRGDDSGRRKQWDPPSVFFLEHSALFRVILRKLGVTEQVGIGNFITPRNTAYGPVSVAKHDPMGLLDKNPPVYFRRNLNNMVAIAKANGVEILFSTWAYSPYLNDYASTPYYQKGFEENNDVVKEVAIENGIPFFDFSAVMPKDRKFWRDGRHVNALGAEKMAELFAEYLHESGLIKQ; encoded by the coding sequence ATGAACGAAACCGAAAAGAAGCCGACCTTTAGAAAAAAGCTGTATCTCGTCCTGCTGAGCGTACTCATCACACTCGCCATACTCGAAATCGGAACGCGCGTCTGGCTCGATTTCATCGCCCCAGAGGACGTGAGCCTCGAGTATTCGCTCTACTCGTACCTGAGCCCGGACAACCAGAGATACGTACGCCACCACTATCTGAATTATTACCCGAATCCGGAGTATAGGAGAGGAAAGACCTATCATAATTCGCTCGGGTACAGGAACGACGAGTTCCTGGCCGAGAAGCCGGAAGGGGTGTTCAGGATAGTGCTCCTCGGCGGGTCTTCGACGTACAACATAGGTATAGACGATAACGACAAGACCTGGGCCGCGCAGCTGGAAAAGATACTCAGGGACAAGTACGGGTATAAGAACGTCGAGGTTATTAACGCGGGGGTCGGCGGGTATAATTCATGGGAGACGCTCATCAACCTTGAATTCAGGGTGCTCGACGTCGACCCCGACCTCATTATCGAGTACGAGGGCACGAACGACGTGCACGCGCGGTTCGTTGACCCCGTCTCATACAGGGGAGACGATTCGGGCCGGAGGAAGCAGTGGGACCCTCCGTCGGTATTCTTCCTCGAGCACAGCGCGCTTTTCAGGGTGATACTGAGGAAGCTCGGCGTGACCGAGCAGGTGGGCATAGGGAACTTCATAACCCCCAGAAATACCGCGTACGGCCCTGTTTCGGTGGCGAAACACGACCCGATGGGACTCCTCGATAAGAATCCGCCCGTTTACTTCAGACGCAACCTCAACAACATGGTAGCCATAGCCAAGGCGAACGGCGTCGAAATATTGTTCTCGACGTGGGCGTATTCACCGTACCTGAACGACTACGCCTCGACCCCGTATTATCAGAAGGGGTTCGAGGAGAATAACGATGTGGTAAAGGAAGTGGCCATCGAGAACGGCATACCGTTTTTCGATTTCTCAGCCGTGATGCCCAAAGACAGGAAATTCTGGCGGGACGGCCGCCACGTGAACGCGCTGGGAGCTGAAAAGATGGCCGAGCTCTTCGCGGAATACCTGCACGAGAGCGGTCTTATAAAACAATAG
- a CDS encoding glycosyltransferase family 4 protein — MKVLLYTHEFPPFLGGLATTSMKLARGISGSGIETVVLAPGYGRENGVTDKGLGCRVIRIPALGSSWIKALPYADILLGLFSLTKALRDEKPDIVLFITEEAEAAGGLVPVISFLPVVRVAGSGITTCFYGKRLLKRLMKHPMMRLYKRAGRIIAVSRNTKGLLESIGIPGDVITVIYNGVGGEMLSREPDADKLKALRSKHGIGGSAPVIITIARVLPRKGQDMVIRALPLIKKEFPDIVYLVVGEGRFKKRFGELADDMGAGGSVVFTGGVSHDEIINYLDLADVFVMPSRRWDDKVEGLPNALIEAGARGKPVVAGNEGGSAEAVRDGVTGVLVDPESVTDIAEAVISLLRDPGRARLMGESGREMVKEFHTEARMIKNYVDALKGALDAKP; from the coding sequence ATGAAAGTCCTTCTTTATACCCATGAATTCCCCCCGTTTCTGGGAGGGCTTGCCACGACGAGTATGAAACTTGCGAGAGGGATTTCCGGCTCGGGGATAGAAACGGTCGTGCTCGCTCCGGGCTACGGCCGGGAAAACGGCGTGACAGACAAGGGGCTAGGGTGCCGCGTTATCAGGATTCCCGCTCTCGGCAGCAGTTGGATAAAGGCCTTACCTTACGCCGACATTCTCCTCGGTTTATTCTCCCTCACGAAGGCTCTCCGCGATGAGAAACCGGATATCGTCCTCTTCATAACGGAGGAGGCCGAAGCGGCGGGCGGTCTCGTTCCGGTAATCTCGTTCCTGCCCGTTGTGCGTGTGGCGGGCTCGGGCATCACCACCTGCTTTTACGGAAAAAGGTTGCTCAAACGACTGATGAAGCATCCTATGATGAGGCTCTACAAGCGGGCCGGCCGCATTATAGCAGTCAGCAGGAATACGAAGGGGCTCCTCGAGAGCATTGGCATTCCGGGAGACGTTATCACGGTTATCTACAACGGCGTTGGCGGGGAAATGCTGTCGAGGGAGCCCGATGCGGATAAGTTAAAGGCGCTCAGGTCAAAGCACGGGATAGGCGGATCGGCCCCTGTCATAATCACGATTGCTAGGGTTCTCCCGAGGAAGGGTCAGGACATGGTCATAAGGGCGCTCCCGCTCATAAAAAAAGAATTCCCGGATATTGTCTATCTCGTCGTCGGCGAGGGGAGGTTCAAAAAGAGATTCGGGGAGCTTGCCGACGATATGGGAGCGGGCGGATCCGTCGTTTTTACCGGCGGAGTCAGTCACGATGAAATAATAAATTACCTCGATCTCGCGGACGTTTTCGTGATGCCGAGCAGGCGGTGGGACGACAAGGTCGAGGGTCTGCCTAACGCATTGATAGAGGCGGGCGCGAGGGGGAAACCCGTCGTAGCGGGTAATGAAGGGGGATCTGCGGAGGCCGTGAGGGACGGCGTGACAGGAGTCCTCGTCGATCCGGAGAGCGTGACGGATATAGCCGAAGCTGTAATATCCCTGCTCAGGGACCCCGGGCGGGCGCGGCTCATGGGCGAGAGCGGGAGGGAGATGGTAAAGGAGTTTCATACGGAAGCGCGGATGATAAAAAATTATGTCGATGCCCTGAAAGGTGCTCTCGATGCGAAACCATAA
- a CDS encoding phosphoribosylanthranilate isomerase encodes MVRVKFCGITNSEDASRAADLGADALGFIFYKGSRRFIDPRDARSIISTLPPFISAVGVFVNQGLPEIIEAVAVSGIDTVQLHGDETPEFSAMLPYKLIKAVRIKDTVNTAEVELYPVRAILFDKHTDELYGGTGKSFDWGALKDIKLSKKVILSGGLTPENVSAAIEIVKPYGVDVSTGVEDSPGRKNHAKMRKFIEAVKNGV; translated from the coding sequence ATGGTAAGGGTAAAGTTCTGCGGTATTACGAATTCTGAAGACGCCTCGCGGGCGGCCGACCTGGGCGCTGATGCGCTCGGCTTTATTTTCTACAAGGGGAGCCGAAGGTTTATAGACCCCCGCGACGCCCGATCGATCATCTCCACGCTCCCCCCGTTTATTTCGGCTGTCGGCGTCTTCGTAAACCAGGGGCTTCCGGAGATTATAGAGGCGGTCGCTGTCTCCGGCATAGACACCGTGCAGCTCCACGGGGACGAAACGCCCGAGTTCTCCGCCATGCTGCCCTATAAATTGATAAAGGCGGTCAGGATTAAAGACACGGTAAATACAGCCGAAGTTGAACTTTACCCGGTTCGGGCTATCCTCTTTGATAAGCACACGGACGAATTATACGGGGGGACGGGGAAGAGCTTCGACTGGGGGGCGCTCAAGGATATCAAGCTGTCGAAAAAGGTGATACTGTCCGGCGGTCTGACCCCCGAGAACGTTTCCGCGGCTATAGAAATCGTGAAGCCTTACGGCGTTGACGTAAGCACGGGCGTAGAGGACTCTCCCGGAAGGAAGAACCACGCGAAGATGAGAAAATTTATCGAGGCGGTGAAGAATGGCGTCTAG
- a CDS encoding oligosaccharide flippase family protein produces the protein MSESRSPQKKLFLNASLLFSGKAAAGGFAALQTVVLARILGVTDYGLLQLVIAYIAMMNQFFDVRVWETAVRYIGSYWENGETEKTLAMIKLSYILDVGSGAVSFLIAIVTAKLVSTYVIHSPEAYIYIWIYAFGLFVETAKLTSDAILRVFEKYKNIAVINSFENLTQLVLVTALLLLGLGIKGALYGLVLSNFIAAAVRLWAVMRVLGEKNLGSWLTADIFLIRGQWKEIAWFLGNTSFMATLKTGSDKYLGLMILGFFAGKDAVAFYRIANSVAAVLNRIVDTLYEAIFPELVKLTTVNAMEEFKSFIKDSTKNLMKLIVPVTVLIIVFAGPIVRLVFGGEYAPATNTLRILALAVLVARYTYWINPALLAMGMPGIRTAFYVLTTVVYLALMLLLVPSYSYVGAALAFLGFAVIKSALSFAVFGYYMRREGERRL, from the coding sequence ATGAGCGAATCCCGTAGCCCCCAGAAAAAACTGTTTCTCAACGCATCGCTGCTCTTCAGCGGCAAGGCCGCGGCAGGGGGGTTCGCCGCCCTCCAGACAGTCGTTCTCGCGAGGATACTCGGGGTGACCGATTACGGCCTCCTTCAGCTCGTTATCGCCTACATCGCGATGATGAACCAGTTCTTCGACGTGAGGGTCTGGGAAACAGCAGTAAGGTACATCGGCTCCTACTGGGAGAACGGGGAGACCGAGAAGACGCTTGCGATGATAAAGCTCTCCTACATACTCGATGTCGGCAGCGGAGCGGTCTCCTTCCTGATCGCGATTGTCACGGCGAAGCTCGTCAGCACGTACGTGATACACTCGCCTGAGGCTTACATATACATCTGGATATACGCATTCGGGCTTTTCGTGGAGACCGCCAAGCTGACGTCGGACGCGATACTGAGGGTGTTCGAGAAGTATAAGAACATCGCGGTTATAAATTCCTTCGAGAACCTGACGCAGCTGGTTCTCGTAACCGCGCTCCTTCTTCTCGGGCTAGGGATAAAAGGTGCGTTGTACGGTCTCGTGCTCTCGAACTTCATAGCCGCAGCCGTGAGGCTATGGGCGGTCATGCGGGTGCTCGGCGAGAAAAACCTCGGGAGCTGGCTTACCGCCGATATATTCCTTATAAGGGGACAGTGGAAGGAGATCGCCTGGTTCCTGGGGAACACGAGCTTCATGGCGACGCTCAAAACGGGGAGCGACAAGTATCTGGGGTTGATGATACTCGGTTTCTTCGCCGGTAAAGACGCGGTCGCCTTTTACAGGATAGCGAACTCGGTCGCGGCGGTGCTAAACCGTATCGTGGATACGCTCTACGAGGCGATTTTCCCCGAGCTCGTCAAGCTCACGACCGTGAACGCCATGGAAGAGTTCAAGTCCTTCATAAAAGACTCTACGAAGAACCTGATGAAGCTCATCGTGCCCGTGACTGTGCTGATAATCGTGTTCGCGGGGCCCATAGTGCGTCTTGTTTTCGGCGGGGAGTACGCGCCTGCGACGAACACTCTCAGGATACTCGCCCTCGCGGTGCTCGTCGCCAGGTATACATACTGGATAAACCCGGCGCTGCTCGCGATGGGGATGCCGGGTATAAGGACCGCTTTTTATGTCCTTACAACCGTAGTCTATCTGGCCCTCATGCTTCTGCTCGTCCCATCCTATTCCTACGTCGGCGCGGCGCTCGCGTTTCTGGGATTCGCCGTAATAAAATCGGCGCTTTCATTCGCCGTATTCGGATACTACATGAGAAGGGAAGGGGAGCGGAGACTCTGA